The following is a genomic window from Bactrocera tryoni isolate S06 chromosome 2, CSIRO_BtryS06_freeze2, whole genome shotgun sequence.
ACGATCGATGGATCAATCCAAAGAATTCACGTCTACTTAAGGAAGCCGCTGAGACGTCCTCAGCTGCGACACGCAAGCTCCTGCTAGAGCAATACCATACTGGAGGCTTAGAGAGTAACAGACAGCCACGCAAACGAAACAATCTATCCACATGTGGTGGTGAACCAGATGGTGCTGGAGGCATTCTAGCTGAGGCTTGTCGTTTTTGCGCTAACAGTCCGCAGGGTTATTGTTGTCATCAttttcatttgcaaaaattggAAATACAGAAGGCACACAAGCAACAGCTACAGCAATCTAGCGGCTACCTGTCGACACAGAATCGGCCACGCTTCTGGCAGCCACTCTGCGGTGGCAGCACTTCGACAACGTTGGAGCAGACATGGGCGCAACGACGGCAGCAGCGTAAAGTAAGTCGTGAATTGAagcgaaatttgaaaaatcgatTGACTGTCACAACGTCACTACAACATCAAACACAactacagcaacagcaacaacaagagcagcAGCAAAACCCAATGCAAAAACAATATCAGCTTCAAAGGCAGTATTTGAGGCGACAGCAATATGAAGAGT
Proteins encoded in this region:
- the LOC120768436 gene encoding myb-like protein I, whose amino-acid sequence is MIIVLLLLFQSLCLYCQRLVLHIHDRWINPKNSRLLKEAAETSSAATRKLLLEQYHTGGLESNRQPRKRNNLSTCGGEPDGAGGILAEACRFCANSPQGYCCHHFHLQKLEIQKAHKQQLQQSSGYLSTQNRPRFWQPLCGGSTSTTLEQTWAQRRQQRKVSRELKRNLKNRLTVTTSLQHQTQLQQQQQQEQQQNPMQKQYQLQRQYLRRQQYEEFMRARNAGNNSSSSSSSSSSPLWDTSTSNSSSGYQSPFASVYNVNGSLSDIDTTDSGLATSIESVAYYGVEEAGSVEELSPSLAVELELATAKTSTITTTYL